Below is a genomic region from Haliotis asinina isolate JCU_RB_2024 chromosome 14, JCU_Hal_asi_v2, whole genome shotgun sequence.
aagcaactccatgctaaccagatacaacaagaatccagaagattttcactttaggctagtaacctgtgatgaaacctggatccaccactatgatcctgagagcaaacaagaatccatggaatggaaacatgtcacttctcccaggaccaaaaagtacaaagcctccagatcagtgcagaaggtaatggcgacaatcgtctgggatagcaaaggcgtcatccacttGTTGAGccaagtgcgacagtcagtcaaggagaagcgccggggcaagatctgacgtggtattcttcttcatcaagacaatgcttcaGTACatacctctcgcgttgcagccgctgctgtccaggaatgcgagtacgaaatcttgccgcatcccccctacgctccagacctggcaccaagagattaccatctgttcccaaatctcactaaacacttgcgtggtcgtagatttcaggatgataatgagcttattgctgctactgaggtttggtttgaggaccaaaatggcgccttctacagagatggcatcggCGACTGGCacaaaagatggaacaagtgtcttgactcacatggggtgagtaagtgactttagttttacgccgcttttagcaatattccagcaatgtcacggcgggggacaccagaaaatgggcttcacacattggggactatgttgaaaaataaatgtggttcataccagtattttgtgtttttctatgcaaggctcaaaacttattgacatctcCTCGTACAGACAGCTTAAGaacctataccgaaacgtcggaCCATAATTCAATGAAGAATTTGTCATTCGTaaggtatcttacttgtctcaTTATTCATCAAATTCCACAATGCCATACCCGTAACGATCAGGGTTGAATAGAAACcctacagtaacccatgcttgcctcaaAGGCCACtctgcttgtcgaaagaggcgactaacgggatcgagtggtaaggcttgctgacgtggttgacacatgtcatcggttcgcacTTGCGCAGGctaatgctcatgttgttgattactggatggtctggtccagacttgattatttacacaccgccgccctataagtggaatattgctgagtgtggcgtaaaacctgACTCACTAACTCTACAATGCCAGTCGAACAGAATATTCGAACTGATCCTAATCAATTCAGGACGGTCATTAAAGGGGACTAACCGTATCAGTCCTGTTGCGCCGCTTGATTCATGtcatcgacccgtgaaggtcccggggtagaataggccttcagcaacccatgcttgccataaaaggtgactatgcttgtcgtaagagccgactaacgggatcgggtggtcagacttgctgacttggttgacacatgtcatcggttcccaattgcgcagatcgatgctcatgttgttgatcactggattgtctggtccagactcgattatttacagaccgtcgccatatagctggaatattgctaagtgcgacgtaaaactaaactcactcactcactgattcatgTCATCAGTGTTCCGTACATGCAGATGGCAGTCTCTTGATTATCTGCTTCATATGCGAACATTTACACACTAAGTCGCTAAGAATCCTGCTGGAATGCAAcatcaaacagcaaacaaacattatGAATCCAAGCGACTGTTGAAATGATACAATGGCACAAAACTCTATattgtgtttatattgtatttataTTCTCTTAGAGATACACCAGAACACTTTCTACGTTgtaaattaaaaaatataataggtTGAGTCTCATCTAGCACTGAAATCCTTGCACAGGAAAGGCATAGAATTCTATGGCGATGATCCAGTGCATTCCCTATGAGATAAAGCTGCTGACGAAATACGCTTACCACTTCTTGTTGAGCATACCCTGTACACCCGTAGGATATTAGAAATTGTACCATGTACGGGTATACAGCATCCAAATAAAATAGCGTAGTCTGTAAGCTGAGCAACGAGAGTGAAGAGCTGTTTCTTCCAAAATTGTAATACCGAATTATAAGTGAGTAAGTAAATGTGTCATCAGTACTGTTGCAGCTGGTACTAGAAATAGTTTCGTCTTGAAACgaatataaaatgaaaacatcagtCAGTCATCACAAGAAACAATTAAAACTCTCTGTTTAAACCTATGGACAATATGTTATGACTGAGCGCCGGTTTGTGGTTATGATATGGTAACATCTGCTTAGATTATAcgcttttatatattttatttacactTCAAAACTGCAAGATCCGcattcacaaacacatatacataaGATCTCGGATAAAAAACGGACCAAGCTCAAACGAAATCTATCAAACCGGTGTTCAGGATGTTAATCAAACGGCTGTCTGTATTTGAGTGGAATTCTCTCAGACATCCGGTGACCTTCAACGTCATCTGGATTCggcaaccttgaccttcattacAATAGATACAAATACCACCACGGTACCATGCCGTCAGCTGTATACCAACAGCACTCCTGAAGATTCTGGCAGATGTAAAAAGTTCAAATAGACTGTTCGTGCAATATGCGTTGATAGTGATAGGGAAAGGTGGAATGCGAGTTCCTGATATGGAAGGACCTATTTCGTTGGCGTCACGTTTACTTCATTGACCCCCAATAGAGAATATACTCAGTGACTCATCCAGGTATATAGGTATAGTCCACTGGAAATTTAAAGATCTTGACATTTATAGTAAAGTAGCCCATATATAAAATCATTTTACCTGTGTTTTTTCTGCGGGGGCAGACAGACAGTTTTGTTTTTTCGATTTGTATCTCTGTGATCAAATATGTTGTGACAATCATTCCTTCAAAGCATCTCCTGGTGATCACATGATTCAGATGTAAAATGAGttaataattattttcaaactTCAATAATCAAAATTGTACCAGACACTTTTCGAGATAAGGAAATGTGCTGGAAACGTTATATATTATGTCTGCGACAAGTAGCAATCCTAGTAAGTGTGATCATGGTGAGCAATGTGTCTTCGTCTTGCAAGTGACTTGATCATTCCAACAGAACTACTTGGCCATGGAATCCCAATATTACAGTGTAATGTGTACTTGATAGAGGCATGATGGTAATGGTCAGACATGGTGACATGGTAATGGTCCGACATGGTGACATGGTAATGATCAGACATGGTCATATGGTAATAATCACTCACACAGAGTTAGTATTTCCTCCTGGTATACAGATTATAGAATCTTGACCCCGCCATCCTTTCTTCATAAACTCTGTAGTAATCCTCCAACATCTGCTTGGTGTAATAGTTTTTCCAATCGCCAACGATTCCTGGGTAAAAAACAATGTCGTATGAACGCGTATTCGTACCAACTTCTATTGTATCGAACATTCCTTTTCAGAGTAtgttcttactccttcatcacttGCTCGACATCACCTACAGATATAAGCCTACACTCCAAAATGTCACGTTCCCTCAGATGTATGTCAATAAGAAAACTGATGCAGATGGAGATGGGgagtaacaaaacaaaatcttcaCGAAATTACCTTTTCTGTAAAGAATATTTTCACCATCCAGTTTTATTGCGAAAGGCTCCTTGTCGATTTTCATTCTAGAAAAGACACATTTTTCTGCAATAGCCCGGCAAAGATCATCATCTCTTTGGAGCCCTAGGAAATCGGACAGAGCTTGCACAGCACGTACAGGATCCTTAGAAAAGAAAGAATACATGGTTTATAGAATCACAATCGTACAAACTATGTTAACTTTCAAGCTTACACACTCATGCaggcacacgcacacgcacacacacacggataCGCATTGAATTGACATTGTATATTTGCACATATGTTGCTGGTAAGCAATAACAGAATAAACCGAATAAATGAGAATGCTTTGATAATTCTACAGCAGAAGCAACCGTAAGCCTTAACTAAATGTAAGTAGAACTGCTTTAGAGCTATGATCATTTCATCTACGAATCTTCCTACCTTCATGGCGTCTTCATAACACTGGAAGTGAACTGGAATATCAGGATGGTTGCTAAAAAAGTCCTCAGCGTCTCTCCAGTGCTCAAATATACCATTATTTTCCACTGAAGCAAATTTGAAAAACCTGCACCCTTTACCAAGGAACACCAACTAAGTAAATTATAGAAAAGACTCTACAAAGGCCACCTTGGAATTTTGAGGACTTACGGTACATGATACCACAAGAGGAATTGAAGGAAATGAATCTAGTCTGTTAGTGTTATGTTCTTATTTCCATACTTTAAAACCGAAATGTTGTTAACATAgtaggccgggcgggacaacttagtaatggccagcgagtcctaacttgacacacagaagaaaacaagctacaaagacatattttatatcactggaaaggtctcgaggagatgaacacgaaaagttcatttgccagtgtgttcacgtgtgttcacaaattggctctgcagaaatttctggcagattTTTTTCTCTGCAGAAAGTTTTGGCAGAAATGTTTTTTCCGGctgaaatttctggcagaattttttttcctgcagaaatttctggcagaatttttttatttcactaccagaattatcttaatttaacaaaattagagagtataagtaatgatactgctgcgtgagtggtagtttcatgtttattccaagtaataagcacttagcgtgatcaactgatctgatatttttgtttcgctaccagaattTTCTCAGTTGAATAAGACTAAACACAATCGTTATATAAtgtaatatagactttctttaaatgatctcgttttccctgtttaaagcctattagtaccagacaaccgagtattttacagtgtgaatttaaccgtatttcattataacttttacaatttaaaaggcttatgcattattcccatccgtttcattataacacagttgtaacttcgtagtggattcacgtcgtgcaagattaatttaacagtattggggtgcattttctaatcccaataagcctacattgtttttgtatgcgatatgggttgaaggcgaaaagagacgaaaccggacatatactacatacatacatacaataataacaatgtaagacgtaatttgaattcatcagcATGCTcgaaaagaccagcgtaccagatgagatgataaacaatacctatgtgACAATgtatcagtgttcaaagtgtcaaTACCCGCGAAGatgtaattgcctcgttgaaacaatgatttatgccgaaGTGGCCACACCTGTTAAATGGTGGTTTATCAGGTTGTCTTTATACGCTGTCATCGTTCCGGTTCGGTTGTCCTTGAGTGGATACCGCGGTTAATAATTGTATGATAGACACAGGGGATACTTTGAACAAAATAGAACTACATTCGACTGTCAATTATTTCATGAGGTACAATGTGAAATGTGAAGGAAATTTCAGACCTTTTCCATCCAAGTAAAGGTGAAGGTAATCCCCAAAGGATCCCTGATATCTACCATAGGGCATGGGTCTGTCGTGAATGAGCTTGTACAGAGATAGGGCAGCATCCTTTGGGTCTCTCAGGGTAAAGATGACTTTGCACTTGAGAGTTGCCACATCATCTGGAGAGTGGGACATTTTTGTATGTGCGTTGATAACACGTGGTGATGGCCGTTGGGCCAGTTCTACCGGAGGGGTTAACTCCATGAGATCTTTGGCTCTTTGAATGGTTTCAGCTTTACCATTAAGAAGCATGCTTGTCATTTCGAACGTCCAGTTTGTTCCTTTAAAAAAAGGAAAATGATATGTTGAATTTTGATACAATCAACTTACAAGTTCGTCTAGCTTTCACCATCAAAGTCAAGACCAggtccttctacagttgatatCGTAGAGTGTATTACTTTATCAACATAAAACGTCATGCAAGCCATGCTATTGTAACAAGGCAGCGTGGTTGAGAATGTTAACCATTGTTAAGTTCTAGTCACTGCGTTCAGACAAAATTCacacagtgtttacaaaataattGGTTCTACAAGTAAAGAAAAACACACAGATCTTCACCTCAAACACCTGGTGCCATCACTGGTTTGGAGCCACTGAgaatattttcaattctatCATGTCTTCAGTCCCTTGACAGATACTATTTAACTTCATCTGCGTTTAAAATTTACCTGTCCGGGGAAATCCAGTGATGTATATGTCATCTGACCTCATGCAAAAACCTTGGATTTGTTGAAGTATTTCAACTTTGTACATAGGTATAAGGTGTACACCACGAAAaagttgatatttcatactATGGCCACTTCGATCTGTTACTGTAACGATGTGTTGTCCAGTGAAATCCATGTCAAACTTCTGCTCATCGATCTGCCAAAATGTTAAAGGCGCATAAGTTAATAGTGCTCAGTGAGGACGGTGACTGGTTCTAAATAATGAGTCAGTTATTAAATGTAAAGTCGATGGTAGAAGCCACGTCAACAGAGACATGTTTCGTGATGCGGTCATAATTCACGAATTAGTTGCCTGCTTGCATCCCTGGAATGCGTAACAATGTCCTGTTGGCCGAAATCCAGATTACCATTAAAACATGCTCACCATCCTCACATGCTTACATGACATTATAAGTCCGCGGAAATCTGCCCGCTATATTCCATGTGATCATAGTCTACAAAGTACTGAAATAACTCATTTTGGACACATACCAGCCTCTACATGCTTGTACGGGAGACAAGTGGAGAAGCAATACTTGCTCCTACATTTGCCACTTGTTATATAACATCAACAGTTACTGCGTCTTTACAGCATACAACGCTGGGCACACTAACGACAAAAGAGATTTCGATAGCTAAACACTTTTTCGGCAACATTAAAGTGAGACAAACGCTTTTCTTCCTACTACTTACAGTGTACATTCCCTCTTCACGCTTTGCCTCCGCCATTTTGATGTTTACCCTGTAATGCACCGAGTGTGCTCACACTCACTATTCTGCCTGCGATGGGGTGAAAggttgcagtcttatcattacCGTTTTCCTTCTGATGTAGGAGGTTTCTGAAATTTTACAGTTAGGCACAGCTGCCTTCAAGTTGTTTCTCACTGGACACATTGAGAACGCCTGcaacaataatacacaatgCTGGCACGGcaagtgtgtgcatgtgtgcgagAGAATGAGACAGATGGAATGAAAGAGGGACAGAGAGGTGACAGCAGGTACGATATGTAATGGTTGGAATTCAGTTCCAttaagtgtgtttgtgtttcattaAGACTTGAAGGTTTGGAATATGAGTGTTGCTGTTGCATGCATACATAGCTAATCCATCTCTTGTCAGAACGTGTGGAACGTGAACCTAAAGCAGAAGTAACCAAAACAAGCCTAACTAACAAAAGACAACACTTCACAACTACATTAAACTGGCACATAACGTAGATTCCTGGTTGGATCCATTATTGTCTGCAGTGACTTTTGCATTCAGTACTCCTAGTGGACTTGTGCCTAAACGTGTGAAAGGGACTCAGTCACACTTACCTGCACATAAGTCATGCTTACCCACTTCACACTATTGCCTTCAGAGTCATTAGatgataaatattttcacaattccCAGAAGAGTAAAGGCCAATAACAAAGCTACCTAAAAACACTACCTTAAACTGTATTAGTTTAGTTTGTTATTGTATAcgtttttatgttttcaaaagtctaagttttcattatcatttgccGAGAGGATATTAACACACAAGACCTTTTGTAATCGTTAATACGATACTTGATCTAAATCGTGTTCTCAGCATTCCTCCCAAAAGGGTTGCTTGATTTGGTTATATTCATTATGTGGTTCGGTAAGTGAGGACAACTatgatatataattatatattgaaTATCCAACTATCAAACTGTTTTGGAATGAATTCATCAAGTCCATCTTCGTAATAACATTGCCAGTTGTAATTATTCGACTGACAGTTATTAAACTTAAAACTCGTCCACAAAATTATCCTACTTTAACTGCATGTTGTTTCAAGCTGCACtgaaaattctgcaaaaactgCCGGCAAAACTGCAGATTCTGCTCTGATCTGAAACAACAGAAGAAAACTTCGCATCCCAAAGTGTTCACGTCACGGCTTATTCTACAGATTTCAACAGAGTTTATGAATTCAGCATGCATCTTGAAACCCTCTTGTTCATTCGATGATAGACGGTCTCACAAGACGTGGAGTATTGTCGTATAAAGCATTCACGAATCTATGTAGCCATGGGTACAACCTCTGTGTTCTCGGTCTGAAAAATATAAAGCTCCTTTTCCACAGAATGCCGACAAGTACTTGTGGACTGGGGCCTAAGGAAACGCCAAAACTACATCTTCAGTGTGCAGCACTGCTGCCGGTTGTCAAGGATCTCCAGACGGTATAAAACAACAATCACTGACAATGTTGTAAAACACCAAGGTGGCGAACATCCAACATTCAAAGACAGCGTATCTAGTCCATGTTCTGGAGGTCTGCCCCTCTGAATTGGAGATTTCAATGTAACTGAccaccatggggacttatagaATTACCCGAGAGCGATAGTGTACCAGGGTCCTCCTTTTAGAGGTATATTGCTAACTAATGAGTAGCCAACAAAGTACTATAGTGTTAAAGTactataaaattattgtcctcctgagagggtacgtaagtcccactAGTGTACAATGAACACTAAAACTTTCCCCTGTcctttggctagatgtgtctaaattcctaacagctgaagagatggtgtaaatccatgcTAGAAGCAAATGTGCTGTAAGACCCCATGgtcactagtatggtgatcaaccttccGTTGTCAGCGATCAAGACCATTTTTATACTGTCTTGTCAGGATTTGAAATCACATTTTAGAAATAGATGCTAGATTTACTTCTAAATTACCCTGATATTATAACATGACAGTTCTGTTATTACTTATATGTATTTATAGTGAATTTACAAATTGCTTTgatgtggctgaaatagtgccgatgtgactttaacttttaatatactcattcactccttgCCTAGACTTCTATGTCAATTACCCAGTGCCTTTCCTGTATTAGTGAAGAATGAAGCTTGCTCCGTCTTGCCTTCTTGTCGGACAAGCCCTATGCACCCGAATGATACAGCAAACGTGTACCATGCACGAGTAAACAGTTGTCAATAATTAAATTCAATGAAATTCCAGTTGATTTTGAAAACTCAGTCAATCATCACAATAGATTATAGCATCTAACTTGATCACTGACATGCTGTTAATTTACAACATTTCAGAAACATCCGCATTTACACATACCGTAAGGTTGGGTGAGGCAaggaaaaacacaaacaaaaatcgaACGAAATcggtctgtctatctgtctgtctgcatgcatgcatggttACCACTTGACCGTGTGGATTTGACTGGAATATTTACGGACTGACTTCGTGTAACCGTACTTTGAACTGACACATAGATGTGCTTTCCGACCAACAGCTATGTTGCTGCTATACcttgaacgagtgagtgaatgagtgagtgagtgaggagtttagtttaacgctgcacttagcaatattccgactatatggctgcggtctgtaaacaatcgagtctggaccagacaatccaatgatcagcagcatgagcatcaatctgcgcaatttggaaccgatgacaaccgagtcagcgagcctgaccctccgatcccgttagtcgcctcttacgataagcatagtcgccttttgtggcaaatatgggttgctgaaggcctattctacccgaaccttcacgggtcataccTATAACAAAGACACGGATGGACCAATAAAGGTAGTCAAAAATGGTATATTCGTCTCACAGTACAAACATTATTGTCTGACAGTTTATCTGCGGATTTTAGGACGCATGAGGCATTTTCGAGCAAAAAGCAAGGAAATCACATTTTCTGGAGCAGATTTCCCTTGGaggattttgtttgttgatgcaCTACTTGTATATTATTTATTCAAAAGGTGCCTACCGGTGAAGGTTTGTTTCTAGTCACAGGCCAAGATTTGTCATTTGAGCGTTCATAATCAATATACTGTAAATTATTGTGTATAGGACATATGGCAACCGCTTTATAATACGGATCTTAACAGTTATAGTAAAGTAGCCCAAATATAAAATCATTTGCCTGTGTTTTTCTGCGGGGGCAGATAGACCGAAGTTTTGGTTTTCGATTTGTAACTCTCTGATCGAATATGCTGTGACAATCAATCCTTCAAAGCATCTCCTGGTGATCACATGATTCAGATGTAAAATgagtaaattcaaacttcaaTAATCAAAATTGTACCAGACACTTTTCGAGATAAGGAAATGTGTTGGAAACGTTATATATTATGCCT
It encodes:
- the LOC137262182 gene encoding sulfotransferase 1B1-like isoform X1 is translated as MAEAKREEGMYTIDEQKFDMDFTGQHIVTVTDRSGHSMKYQLFRGVHLIPMYKVEILQQIQGFCMRSDDIYITGFPRTGTNWTFEMTSMLLNGKAETIQRAKDLMELTPPVELAQRPSPRVINAHTKMSHSPDDVATLKCKVIFTLRDPKDAALSLYKLIHDRPMPYGRYQGSFGDYLHLYLDGKVENNGIFEHWRDAEDFFSNHPDIPVHFQCYEDAMKDPVRAVQALSDFLGLQRDDDLCRAIAEKCVFSRMKIDKEPFAIKLDGENILYRKGIVGDWKNYYTKQMLEDYYRVYEERMAGSRFYNLYTRRKY
- the LOC137262182 gene encoding sulfotransferase 1B1-like isoform X2, encoding MAEAKCEEGTVTIDEQKFDMDFTGQHIVTVTDRSGHSMKYQLFRGVHLIPMYKIEILQQIQSFRMRPDDIYITGFPRTGTNWTFEMTSMLLNGKAETIQRAKDLMELTPPVELAQRPSPRVINAHTKMSHSPDDVATLKCKVIFTLRDPKDAALSLYKLIHDRPMPYGRYQGSFGDYLHLYLDGKVENNGIFEHWRDAEDFFSNHPDIPVHFQCYEDAMKDPVRAVQALSDFLGLQRDDDLCRAIAEKCVFSRMKIDKEPFAIKLDGENILYRKGIVGDWKNYYTKQMLEDYYRVYEERMAGSRFYNLYTRRKY
- the LOC137262182 gene encoding sulfotransferase 1A1-like isoform X3; translated protein: MAEAKREEGMYTIDEQKFDMDFTGQHIVTVTDRSGHSMKYQLFRGVHLIPMYKVEILQQIQGFCMRSDDIYITGFPRTGTNWTFEMTSMLLNGKAETIQRAKDLMELTPPVELAQRPSPRVINAHTKMSHSPDDVATLKCKVIFTLRDPKDAALSLYKLIHDRPMPYGRYQGSFGDYLHLYLDGKVENNGIFEHWRDAEDFFSNHPDIPVHFQCYEDAMKVGRFVDEMIIALKQFYLHLVKAYGCFCCRIIKAFSFIRFILLLLTSNICANIQCQFNAYPCVCACACACMSV